In a genomic window of Methanosarcina horonobensis HB-1 = JCM 15518:
- a CDS encoding glycosyltransferase family 4 protein, translating to MVTKNFRIFFIHYNYLNSNNGSNTHILELFHNLSRYADVTLFVPKSKARLEMRNIRYISHVNKKFFIGISYELSLFLHLFYECLRNKPNVIYLRQNSFSFFPIILCKTFKIPCIIEINGFIHDEILMNRSLKSVARNLDHFLCISSEKFNYKYCNRIVSVTQNLKEKLIDAYNISEGKIEVINNGANIDLFKPLVKQEALDKLNLDSSNFHICFVGNLAPWQGVEYLIRAASLILTEYPQTRFLVVGDGVMKKEWLQLAENLGVSDKFIFTGSVPYNMVPIYINASDICVAPFIRERNSKIGLSALKTYEYFACGKPLVASSIPGIKDLIELSGGGISVTPENPEELANAVIKLLPDENTRSLMGDKGRKYVIENHSWDGVARKVLGVCNEARIHNI from the coding sequence ATGGTAACAAAAAATTTCAGAATTTTTTTTATTCATTACAACTACCTAAATTCTAATAATGGCTCAAATACTCATATTCTGGAGCTCTTTCACAATCTGAGCAGATATGCAGATGTTACGCTATTTGTCCCCAAAAGTAAGGCAAGGTTAGAAATGAGAAATATAAGATATATTTCTCACGTAAATAAAAAATTTTTCATAGGTATTTCCTATGAGCTTTCTTTATTTTTACATTTATTTTACGAATGCTTAAGAAATAAACCTAATGTAATTTATCTAAGACAAAATTCTTTTTCTTTCTTTCCTATTATATTATGTAAAACCTTCAAGATTCCCTGTATTATTGAAATAAATGGATTTATTCATGATGAGATATTGATGAATAGGTCATTAAAATCTGTAGCACGTAATCTAGATCATTTTTTGTGTATATCTTCAGAAAAATTCAATTATAAATATTGCAATAGAATTGTATCTGTCACTCAAAATCTCAAAGAGAAGCTTATAGATGCGTACAATATATCAGAAGGTAAAATTGAAGTAATTAATAACGGTGCAAACATAGATTTATTTAAACCCTTAGTCAAACAAGAAGCACTGGATAAGCTGAATCTGGACTCCTCTAATTTCCATATCTGTTTTGTTGGCAATTTAGCTCCTTGGCAGGGAGTTGAATACCTTATTAGAGCTGCTTCTTTAATTTTAACAGAGTATCCTCAGACACGTTTTTTAGTAGTTGGAGATGGTGTTATGAAGAAGGAGTGGTTGCAATTAGCAGAGAATTTAGGAGTGTCGGATAAATTTATTTTTACTGGTAGTGTTCCCTACAACATGGTTCCAATATATATCAATGCTTCAGACATTTGTGTTGCTCCATTTATTCGTGAAAGAAATTCGAAGATCGGCTTATCAGCTTTAAAAACGTATGAATATTTTGCCTGTGGAAAACCGCTCGTAGCAAGCAGTATACCTGGGATAAAAGACTTGATTGAACTTTCCGGCGGTGGAATTTCGGTAACACCCGAGAATCCTGAAGAGCTAGCAAATGCTGTGATCAAGTTACTTCCTGATGAAAATACTAGAAGTTTAATGGGCGATAAGGGCCGTAAATATGTTATTGAAAATCACAGTTGGGATGGTGTTGCAAGAAAAGTATTAGGTGTGTGCAATGAAGCAAGAATTCATAATATCTAA
- a CDS encoding flippase, protein MQYSKFAKDVGIVGITQALISLGSFFLLPIITKTLGSHSYGVWVQINITIYLLTPLALMGLSMGIIRFLSSEKDRDKIRESFFSVIAFVILTGLFISSLVFLLSDLLAMYIFKDITTSYLIKIGAFLIPLSAVTQISTFYFRIFRYIKTFALLTLFQTFGQLFLTLIFLLMGFELLGVIFAVLIVQSLLFLISIFKIVSQIGFKAPRFKYIRDYLKYSVPLTPNSLIRWVTDSSDRYMVSYFLGLSQVGIYSASYAIGNLIHLFITPIQLILFPELSRLFDEGKIDEIKTYLSYSLKYFLLITIPAVFGLSALSKPILEILTTQEFIYGSIVIPFIAVSGLLAGIFQIVINITHLVKKTKFNLYIHSFAALLNIIFNFFLIPSIGIIGAAIATLISYFFMTAICLYISFKYIEFNIDSIFILKCLISSSIMSGIVLLIGPSSIMELLISIILGIFVYFSVMVLIGGINNYELNFIKKLSRNTIAMFV, encoded by the coding sequence ATGCAATACAGCAAATTTGCAAAAGATGTAGGGATAGTAGGGATTACTCAGGCTCTTATCAGTCTTGGTAGTTTCTTTTTACTTCCAATTATTACCAAGACTCTTGGATCTCACAGTTACGGGGTCTGGGTACAGATTAATATCACTATTTATCTCTTAACGCCACTTGCTCTAATGGGTTTATCTATGGGGATCATAAGGTTTCTTTCATCCGAAAAAGATAGAGATAAGATAAGGGAGAGTTTCTTTTCAGTCATAGCTTTCGTTATTCTAACTGGTCTGTTTATATCCTCATTAGTATTTCTATTGTCTGATCTCTTAGCAATGTATATATTCAAAGACATTACCACTTCTTATCTAATAAAAATTGGAGCTTTTTTAATTCCTCTTAGTGCAGTTACTCAAATTTCAACTTTTTATTTTAGAATATTCCGATACATTAAAACTTTTGCTTTGCTAACTTTATTTCAAACTTTTGGGCAACTCTTTCTGACACTAATTTTTCTCCTTATGGGCTTCGAATTGTTAGGTGTTATCTTCGCAGTATTAATTGTCCAAAGTCTACTGTTCTTAATTTCTATTTTTAAAATAGTATCTCAAATCGGATTTAAAGCTCCCCGGTTTAAATATATTCGTGATTATCTGAAGTATTCTGTTCCATTAACTCCAAATTCTCTTATTAGATGGGTTACTGATTCCAGTGACAGGTATATGGTGTCTTATTTTCTAGGATTAAGTCAGGTAGGGATCTATTCAGCTTCCTATGCTATAGGAAATCTTATTCACTTATTTATTACGCCTATTCAGTTAATCTTATTTCCTGAACTTTCCAGATTATTTGATGAGGGCAAAATTGACGAAATAAAAACTTACTTAAGCTATTCTTTGAAATATTTCCTTTTAATAACGATTCCTGCTGTTTTTGGATTATCCGCGCTTTCAAAACCAATTTTAGAAATTCTTACAACTCAGGAGTTCATTTATGGAAGTATTGTTATACCTTTCATTGCTGTTTCAGGATTGTTAGCAGGTATTTTCCAGATAGTTATCAACATTACACACCTGGTGAAGAAAACAAAATTTAATCTATACATTCATTCTTTTGCAGCTCTCTTAAACATAATTTTTAACTTTTTTTTAATACCTTCAATAGGGATTATAGGAGCAGCAATTGCTACTTTAATTTCTTATTTTTTCATGACAGCAATTTGTTTGTATATTTCTTTTAAATACATAGAATTTAATATCGATTCTATTTTTATTTTAAAATGTTTGATTTCTTCCTCCATTATGTCGGGGATTGTCCTTTTAATAGGTCCTTCCAGTATTATGGAGCTTTTAATTTCTATAATATTGGGTATATTTGTTTATTTTTCGGTAATGGTGTTGATTGGAGGTATTAATAATTATGAATTAAACTTTATAAAAAAACTGAGCAGAAATACTATAGCTATGTTTGTTTAA
- a CDS encoding CapA family protein, whose protein sequence is MKIIFTGDLFLGGDLLNKPTKEIVKFTSFEYADKRIVNLEQPISDNNLIADKCTLYTGSFAVNQLKQLKIDAVNLAHNHIQDKEKEGIRDTILHLNSSEIGHFGAGKDILEAKKPYYLTDNLCIIGYCDFGRSYLNQVQIATANKAGVNPLRYESVIDDLDQLPEDTKVILYFHWGKEHVWLPTAHDVELARKLLDNNKVSLILGMHCHRVQGYIIHNGKRAYMSLGNFLFPNFFITPPTQIAYPDIIPEKCTITRQYHSVARLTYKKWKTANRVSLTIEYDTETQSVKHIPVIQSDNEPKVEELTGFSKKLVILWIHFLTEMYKIPPNLYCLIENVNFFVVYKLWRFQIFMFYIRQRGFRHCIKNCSTFIRQIISKI, encoded by the coding sequence ATGAAGATTATATTCACAGGGGATCTATTTCTTGGAGGAGATCTTCTAAATAAACCTACCAAAGAAATTGTCAAATTCACTTCATTTGAATATGCAGATAAAAGAATTGTAAATTTGGAGCAGCCAATAAGTGATAATAATCTTATTGCTGATAAGTGCACATTGTATACTGGCTCCTTTGCCGTTAATCAATTGAAACAATTAAAAATAGATGCTGTTAATCTGGCTCATAACCATATACAAGATAAGGAAAAAGAAGGAATTAGAGATACAATTCTTCATCTAAATAGTTCTGAGATCGGGCATTTTGGTGCTGGTAAAGATATTCTTGAAGCAAAAAAGCCATACTACCTTACAGACAATTTATGTATCATAGGTTATTGTGATTTTGGCCGTTCTTATTTAAATCAAGTCCAGATAGCAACGGCCAACAAAGCTGGTGTAAATCCGTTAAGATATGAATCAGTGATAGATGATCTTGATCAATTACCAGAGGATACGAAAGTCATTCTGTATTTTCATTGGGGCAAAGAGCATGTCTGGCTCCCAACTGCTCACGATGTTGAATTAGCAAGAAAGCTGTTAGATAATAATAAAGTTTCTTTAATTTTAGGAATGCATTGTCATAGAGTCCAAGGATATATAATCCATAACGGAAAAAGGGCATATATGAGCCTTGGAAATTTTTTATTCCCGAATTTTTTTATCACTCCTCCAACCCAAATAGCTTATCCTGACATAATACCTGAAAAGTGTACTATTACGAGGCAATACCATAGTGTTGCCAGGTTAACTTATAAAAAATGGAAAACTGCTAACCGTGTATCGTTAACTATAGAATATGATACTGAGACGCAATCTGTAAAGCATATCCCAGTAATTCAAAGTGATAATGAGCCAAAAGTTGAGGAACTTACCGGATTTTCAAAAAAATTAGTTATTTTATGGATTCACTTTTTGACCGAAATGTATAAAATTCCGCCTAACTTATATTGTTTAATTGAGAATGTTAACTTCTTTGTTGTTTATAAGTTATGGAGATTCCAAATCTTTATGTTCTATATAAGACAGCGTGGCTTCAGACATTGTATTAAGAATTGTAGTACATTTATTCGGCAAATAATCAGTAAAATATAA
- a CDS encoding carboxylate--amine ligase produces the protein MKPYAIVFNCYFNGLSIIQELGRNGVKCIAMDYIHDIGTFSKYATYQQCPNPLEDEDEFVNFLYNFCKELEHKPVLFPTNDQWAVAVSKNKKLLSEVSLPVVADWEVVEVLINKNLFYEIGEKMNYLTPRSWSVNDLNNLNEENFPIIAKPVFRRISSNENLKYITQNMDRLRFNVIKNKEELALFVKKEKVFIDKLVFQEYVNGMSDSMYTVGIYSNRHSEILGLFTGHKVRGYPAESGDCIIGECVKVPEYIIENTKRIVKELKYSGIAEFEYKKDLISGEFKLIEVNPRSWSWIGITPACGVSLPLIAYKDLCGQKVEYTESCLENSSVRYVKIIPDFFNCLFYYKKDYPQWDMSFFTWVKNVKAKRIVFAEFNARDWVISMRLLYSAFHELANIFKAKFFKHHRI, from the coding sequence GTGAAACCTTATGCAATAGTTTTTAACTGCTATTTTAATGGCCTAAGTATAATTCAGGAGTTAGGCAGAAACGGCGTAAAATGTATAGCTATGGATTATATCCATGATATAGGAACTTTTTCAAAATATGCCACTTATCAGCAGTGCCCTAATCCACTAGAAGATGAGGATGAATTTGTTAATTTTTTATATAATTTCTGTAAAGAGTTAGAACATAAACCGGTTCTTTTTCCGACAAATGACCAATGGGCCGTAGCCGTCTCTAAAAATAAAAAATTATTATCTGAAGTATCACTTCCTGTTGTAGCGGATTGGGAAGTAGTAGAAGTTCTGATTAATAAAAATTTATTTTATGAGATCGGGGAGAAAATGAACTATTTGACTCCCCGGTCTTGGAGTGTTAATGATTTAAACAACCTCAACGAAGAAAATTTTCCTATTATAGCAAAACCAGTTTTCAGAAGGATTTCTTCTAATGAAAATTTAAAATATATTACTCAAAATATGGATCGACTAAGATTTAATGTTATAAAAAATAAAGAAGAGCTAGCTTTATTTGTCAAGAAAGAAAAGGTATTTATTGATAAACTTGTCTTTCAAGAATACGTTAATGGAATGTCAGATAGTATGTATACTGTTGGCATTTATTCAAATCGTCATTCTGAAATTTTAGGTTTATTTACAGGTCACAAGGTTAGAGGATATCCTGCAGAGAGCGGTGATTGTATTATTGGTGAGTGTGTGAAAGTTCCTGAGTATATAATTGAAAACACAAAGAGAATAGTAAAGGAACTAAAATATTCGGGAATTGCTGAATTTGAATACAAAAAAGACTTGATATCTGGTGAATTTAAGCTAATTGAAGTAAATCCCCGTTCTTGGTCCTGGATTGGAATTACTCCAGCGTGTGGAGTTAGTTTACCTCTAATAGCCTATAAAGACTTATGTGGGCAAAAAGTAGAGTATACGGAAAGTTGTTTAGAAAATAGTTCTGTGAGGTATGTGAAGATTATTCCAGATTTCTTTAACTGTCTTTTTTATTATAAAAAAGATTATCCCCAATGGGATATGTCTTTTTTCACATGGGTAAAAAATGTAAAAGCAAAAAGAATCGTTTTTGCTGAATTTAATGCCCGAGATTGGGTTATATCGATGAGACTGCTATATAGCGCTTTCCATGAATTGGCTAATATTTTCAAGGCTAAATTTTTTAAGCACCATAGGATCTAA
- a CDS encoding glycosyltransferase family 2 protein, with protein sequence MTLTIAAMPAYNESKSIANIILGCRKYVDKVVVIDDGSQDNTAELAESLGAYVVRHETNKGYGAALKNCFETARRLDAQAMVIIDSDGQHDPHEIPKLLDPLKNGFDLVIGSRFVNGNGKNVPLYRKLGMKVLDVATMMAGGLRVTDSQSGFRAYGRKAIETINLSGEGMSAGSEILLQAHDHCLKHTEVEIHCRYDVENCSSQNPFVHGPKVLLRLLKDMEYRRPLYYFTAPGMFLGTIGMFMGLKFLQNFYLDGNLSFGPTLLMMLLTIIGMFMAFTGVVLHAVSRTIHQINGHNSENL encoded by the coding sequence ATGACCTTAACTATCGCCGCAATGCCAGCCTATAATGAATCCAAATCGATCGCAAACATAATCTTGGGCTGCAGAAAATACGTTGACAAAGTAGTTGTCATCGATGATGGTAGCCAGGATAATACCGCCGAGCTTGCAGAATCTCTTGGTGCCTATGTAGTTCGCCATGAAACCAACAAAGGCTACGGGGCAGCTCTCAAAAATTGTTTTGAAACCGCCCGCAGGCTCGATGCACAAGCAATGGTCATAATAGATTCTGATGGTCAGCATGACCCTCATGAGATCCCCAAACTCCTTGATCCTCTGAAAAACGGTTTTGATCTGGTAATCGGCTCAAGGTTTGTTAACGGCAACGGCAAAAACGTCCCTCTCTACCGTAAGTTAGGAATGAAAGTCCTTGATGTTGCAACTATGATGGCAGGAGGTCTCAGAGTTACTGATTCTCAGAGCGGCTTCCGCGCTTATGGAAGAAAAGCTATTGAAACTATAAACTTAAGTGGTGAAGGTATGTCGGCAGGCTCTGAGATTCTCCTTCAGGCCCACGATCATTGCCTTAAGCATACCGAAGTGGAAATCCATTGCAGGTACGATGTAGAGAATTGTTCAAGTCAAAACCCGTTTGTACATGGGCCTAAGGTTCTTTTGCGGCTTTTAAAGGATATGGAGTACAGGAGACCCTTATACTATTTTACAGCTCCTGGAATGTTTTTAGGTACAATTGGGATGTTCATGGGACTGAAATTTTTACAAAATTTTTACCTTGATGGAAATTTAAGTTTTGGGCCCACATTGTTGATGATGTTACTGACTATTATTGGGATGTTCATGGCGTTTACAGGGGTCGTATTGCATGCTGTGTCAAGGACGATTCATCAAATTAATGGTCACAATTCTGAGAATTTATAA
- a CDS encoding FAD-dependent oxidoreductase yields MDNNVLILGAGPAGMSAALRLLNNNVNFSVVEKENIVGGLAKTIDFGPFSLDIGPHILCTKPYVYDYNEKIYHFIRELLGKQLIFYETSNRKYLETVRVGGDEFDYPIQIKNALQNVGFIHALHMVYDYMEAKSARNLKEDTSFEQIITTQLGQSLADLFILKYSEKTWGLKCSALSSDLAWRVGEFSILSVLIEQLSNSWKNLRSTSGHPVCYPKQGIGLICEQIRANIEKGKVGEIKTESYPVRILHDNGQICEVAVCEQGIIQSYRPEYVLSSIPIGQLIQLLDPRPPDEVIHSVLSLKYRSHLCLYLIVNKDRVLREHCIYYPDPEIPFARMMEQKNYSRDTCPDDMTALAIEFFCWYEDDLWNNDDSELFRIAISKLEELGIVKEDEVVDYFVHRERFAYPVYDLGYADRLRTVTTYLEGLNNLKLIGRSGTFTYMGQYRAMEAGSNAADKIVGEIFKESGGDLP; encoded by the coding sequence ATGGATAATAATGTTCTGATTCTTGGTGCAGGTCCAGCAGGGATGTCAGCTGCTTTAAGATTGCTCAATAATAACGTTAATTTTTCAGTAGTTGAAAAAGAGAATATTGTTGGGGGTCTTGCGAAAACAATAGATTTCGGACCGTTTTCTTTGGATATCGGTCCCCATATATTATGTACCAAACCCTACGTATATGATTATAATGAGAAAATATACCATTTCATCAGGGAGTTATTGGGAAAGCAACTGATCTTCTATGAAACATCGAATAGAAAATATCTCGAAACTGTCCGTGTTGGCGGAGACGAATTTGACTACCCTATTCAAATCAAAAACGCCTTACAAAATGTCGGTTTTATTCATGCCCTGCACATGGTCTATGATTATATGGAGGCCAAATCTGCACGTAATTTGAAGGAAGATACATCATTTGAGCAGATAATAACCACCCAACTAGGGCAATCTCTTGCAGATCTTTTTATCCTTAAATACTCCGAAAAAACCTGGGGACTCAAATGCTCAGCCCTCTCTTCTGACCTGGCCTGGCGAGTTGGTGAGTTCTCAATACTGAGTGTTCTTATTGAGCAGCTATCAAACTCATGGAAGAATCTTAGGTCTACATCCGGGCACCCGGTCTGCTATCCCAAGCAGGGCATAGGATTAATCTGTGAGCAGATTAGAGCGAACATCGAAAAGGGCAAGGTTGGCGAGATAAAGACCGAGTCCTATCCCGTACGTATTCTGCATGATAACGGACAAATTTGCGAAGTTGCAGTCTGCGAACAAGGGATCATCCAGTCATATCGTCCTGAATATGTTCTGTCGTCTATTCCGATCGGTCAGCTTATCCAGTTATTAGATCCTAGGCCACCTGATGAGGTTATACATTCTGTTTTGAGCTTGAAATACAGATCGCATCTCTGTTTGTATTTAATTGTCAATAAAGACCGCGTGCTACGGGAACATTGTATTTACTATCCAGATCCTGAAATCCCGTTTGCACGGATGATGGAACAGAAGAATTACAGTCGGGATACCTGCCCCGATGATATGACTGCTCTGGCGATTGAGTTTTTCTGTTGGTATGAGGATGATCTCTGGAATAATGATGACTCAGAACTTTTTAGGATTGCTATTTCTAAGTTGGAGGAACTAGGTATAGTCAAAGAGGATGAAGTCGTTGATTACTTTGTTCACAGAGAGCGATTTGCATACCCTGTATATGATCTTGGATATGCAGATCGTTTGAGAACTGTAACCACTTATTTAGAAGGCCTAAATAACCTCAAACTCATTGGACGCTCCGGGACTTTCACCTATATGGGCCAGTATCGTGCGATGGAAGCAGGCTCAAACGCCGCCGATAAAATCGTAGGTGAAATCTTTAAAGAATCTGGCGGTGATTTACCGTGA
- a CDS encoding glycosyltransferase family 4 protein, which produces MKILRVAGDLYPAFVGGIAIHAHEMSKMQASVGHEVTVYTSIWEDEPLEEVRDNYRIVRFRGITIFRNPISPNLFYRLLRERNKYDVIHAHSHLYSSTVFCALMRMIGSSPLVVTNHGLISSIVPMWLQKIYIPTIGRWVYDTADRIICYTETERDQLIDLGIQPKKITVIHNGIDTEHFAPLTNIPPKKQILWIGKYVPGKGVEYLLRGFQLFSKNFPDYTLLMIGRGPRKDDCLRMLEDLGLTEKVILRDFVDNKDLPEIYQQSSLFVLPSLMEGVPRAILEAMACGVPVACTELPQLVKIVSDCGLLFPLKNPESLAAALSTLVSDTEMAQACGKNGRKRAVSMYSWSDTVSKTLDLYASLTGGKVMNNSRESEDGYLKRISGVSSHDEVR; this is translated from the coding sequence GTGAAAATCCTGAGGGTTGCAGGTGACCTATACCCTGCTTTCGTTGGTGGGATTGCTATCCATGCCCACGAGATGTCGAAAATGCAGGCGTCTGTGGGACATGAAGTGACAGTCTATACGTCCATCTGGGAAGACGAACCTCTGGAGGAAGTACGTGATAATTATCGCATAGTCAGGTTTAGAGGAATAACGATTTTCCGAAACCCGATATCGCCGAATCTATTTTATCGCCTGTTACGTGAGAGAAACAAATATGATGTCATTCACGCTCACTCCCACCTGTATTCATCCACAGTATTTTGTGCCCTTATGAGGATGATAGGCTCGTCCCCCCTTGTCGTTACGAATCACGGTCTCATTTCGTCGATCGTTCCCATGTGGCTACAGAAAATATACATCCCGACTATTGGCAGGTGGGTCTATGATACCGCTGATAGGATTATCTGTTACACAGAGACAGAGCGGGATCAGTTAATTGATCTGGGGATCCAGCCCAAAAAGATAACGGTCATCCACAATGGAATAGATACAGAGCATTTTGCTCCTTTAACAAATATTCCTCCTAAGAAACAGATCCTCTGGATAGGAAAATATGTCCCGGGAAAGGGTGTCGAATACCTCTTGCGAGGCTTCCAGTTATTCTCAAAAAATTTCCCTGATTACACCCTTTTGATGATCGGAAGAGGACCCCGGAAGGATGATTGCCTAAGAATGCTTGAGGATCTGGGCCTCACGGAGAAGGTTATTCTCAGGGATTTTGTCGATAATAAGGATCTCCCTGAGATCTATCAGCAATCCAGCCTGTTTGTCCTTCCAAGCCTTATGGAGGGTGTTCCAAGGGCAATCCTTGAAGCAATGGCCTGCGGCGTTCCGGTAGCCTGTACCGAACTCCCTCAGTTGGTCAAGATTGTCTCAGACTGTGGACTGTTGTTCCCGCTCAAGAATCCTGAGTCTCTGGCTGCTGCTCTTTCAACTCTGGTATCAGACACTGAGATGGCTCAAGCTTGCGGAAAGAATGGAAGGAAAAGAGCAGTCTCCATGTACTCTTGGAGCGACACTGTCTCCAAGACCTTGGATCTGTATGCCTCTCTTACCGGAGGTAAAGTGATGAATAACTCTCGCGAAAGTGAGGACGGCTATCTCAAACGCATATCTGGAGTTTCCAGTCATGATGAGGTGAGGTGA
- a CDS encoding NAD-dependent epimerase/dehydratase family protein, whose product MLFSLLYGTSNLVAEHYSRVFYEVYGPRMRTDLAISVFTKKMLVNEPIAVFGDGEQTHDFTYIDDIVWMNRRLLKTHHADGYAMNVGGGHQITVNGLIAHLREITGSASEVVHSDRQKGDAKHTRELVGYRLETTIKNGLKKFMGGIQNLHAACHSD is encoded by the coding sequence ATGCTGTTCTCCCTCCTTTATGGGACCTCAAATCTCGTCGCCGAGCACTACTCCAGGGTCTTCTATGAGGTCTACGGCCCCCGGATGCGCACGGACCTCGCGATCTCCGTTTTCACCAAAAAGATGCTCGTAAACGAACCGATCGCGGTCTTTGGGGACGGCGAACAGACCCATGACTTCACCTATATTGACGATATCGTCTGGATGAACCGGAGGCTACTGAAGACACATCATGCCGATGGTTATGCGATGAACGTCGGCGGTGGTCACCAGATTACAGTGAACGGCCTGATTGCTCATCTCAGAGAGATCACCGGAAGCGCTTCTGAAGTGGTGCACTCTGACAGGCAGAAGGGTGATGCGAAGCATACGCGGGAGTTGGTAGGGTACAGGTTGGAGACAACCATAAAGAATGGTTTAAAGAAATTTATGGGCGGTATACAGAATCTTCACGCTGCATGTCATAGTGACTGA
- a CDS encoding glycosyltransferase family 4 protein, whose protein sequence is MKLLVCTTEYFPYGAGIANVVYNVVEQLKGMGIECTVCSPTGPDIKLGNQALIPKIGIGGLLNYWHQASRYFKDNDYDVVWLQNPFILTGNPFKRCLVTMHSTYYGSSTHGVGTFPLHLYKSLVAHIERYCLTRMPPDTLFTGVGQPVCEELEEIGVVQNMITCIPNGVNARQFRPLDDKKSVRKKFGIPEDDIVLLSVGRLTPAKQPFTMIEVFSHLEKKLGNVTLCIAGKGELLEEIKGFVKEKGLRKVLFLGHVNYEWDLPDLYACADYYIMTSKYEGLPLTLLEAMASGLPCIVSDIPNLRVVGDADCGIILNYGNISMASDQILDYISNDHSDHSRNARKYALDKLDWHIISEQYLKEFLGLM, encoded by the coding sequence ATGAAACTACTGGTCTGCACAACAGAGTATTTTCCGTACGGCGCAGGCATCGCCAACGTTGTATACAACGTCGTGGAACAGCTTAAAGGAATGGGTATTGAGTGTACGGTCTGTTCACCAACCGGTCCGGATATCAAACTAGGGAACCAAGCCCTGATACCGAAAATAGGTATCGGTGGGTTGCTCAACTACTGGCATCAGGCTTCCCGGTATTTCAAAGACAACGATTACGATGTCGTCTGGCTCCAGAATCCCTTTATTCTTACTGGAAATCCCTTCAAGCGTTGCTTGGTGACAATGCACTCAACCTACTATGGTTCGAGCACGCATGGCGTCGGGACTTTCCCGCTTCACCTGTATAAGTCACTGGTGGCTCATATCGAACGTTATTGCCTTACTCGCATGCCTCCCGACACGCTCTTCACCGGCGTAGGCCAACCAGTCTGTGAAGAACTGGAAGAAATCGGGGTCGTACAGAATATGATAACCTGTATCCCTAACGGGGTTAATGCCAGGCAGTTCCGCCCATTGGATGATAAGAAATCGGTGCGGAAGAAGTTCGGAATCCCAGAGGATGATATCGTTCTCCTGAGCGTCGGGCGGTTAACTCCCGCAAAACAACCCTTTACCATGATCGAGGTATTCTCGCACCTCGAGAAGAAGCTGGGCAACGTGACCCTCTGCATCGCAGGCAAAGGCGAGTTATTGGAAGAGATAAAAGGCTTTGTAAAGGAAAAAGGGTTGCGCAAAGTTCTTTTTCTTGGGCACGTAAACTATGAGTGGGATCTCCCTGATCTCTATGCCTGTGCTGATTACTATATTATGACTTCGAAGTACGAGGGGTTGCCTCTGACACTGCTGGAAGCGATGGCTTCGGGCCTGCCATGCATAGTGTCTGATATTCCAAACCTGAGGGTTGTCGGAGATGCTGATTGCGGGATTATCCTCAATTACGGGAACATTAGTATGGCGTCCGATCAAATATTAGATTATATCTCAAATGATCATTCTGATCATTCTCGAAATGCGAGAAAATATGCTCTTGACAAACTCGATTGGCATATTATTTCAGAGCAGTATCTTAAGGAGTTTTTAGGCTTAATGTGA